From one Coxiella-like endosymbiont genomic stretch:
- a CDS encoding thymidylate synthase gives MKQHLEFLNFILEHGISKKNRTGVGTRSIFSYEMRFDLQQRFPLVTTKKIHLKSVIYELLWFLKGDTNIQYLNDNGVTIWDEWADENGELGPIYGKQWRHWQCVDGRIIDQMELLLDTIKTNPDSRRLIVSAWNVGELDQMALPPCHLLFQFYIVDSTISCKLTQRSADAFLGVPFNIASYSLLTHMVAEQCDLKVGEFIWSGGDCHIYNNHLDQVREQLSRPLRELPQLKIRQKPASLCNYDFADFEIINYNPHPAIKAPVAV, from the coding sequence ATGAAACAACACCTCGAGTTTTTAAATTTCATTCTGGAACACGGTATTAGTAAGAAAAATCGAACTGGCGTTGGGACGCGTAGTATTTTTAGCTACGAAATGCGGTTTGATTTGCAACAAAGATTCCCTTTAGTCACGACAAAGAAAATCCATCTAAAAAGCGTTATTTATGAATTGTTATGGTTTTTAAAAGGCGATACTAATATTCAATATTTAAATGATAATGGCGTTACTATATGGGATGAATGGGCAGATGAAAATGGGGAATTAGGGCCTATTTATGGAAAGCAATGGCGTCATTGGCAGTGTGTTGATGGGCGCATTATCGATCAAATGGAACTACTCCTTGATACTATAAAAACCAATCCTGATTCACGACGATTGATTGTGAGTGCTTGGAATGTAGGGGAATTAGATCAAATGGCCTTGCCGCCATGCCATTTGCTTTTTCAATTTTACATAGTTGATAGCACGATTTCCTGTAAATTGACCCAACGGTCAGCAGATGCTTTTTTAGGGGTACCTTTTAATATCGCTTCTTATTCGTTATTAACGCATATGGTGGCTGAGCAATGTGATTTAAAAGTAGGAGAATTTATTTGGTCGGGAGGCGATTGTCACATCTACAATAATCACTTGGACCAAGTTCGCGAACAATTATCGCGTCCCCTTCGTGAATTACCGCAATTAAAAATCAGACAAAAACCGGCATCGTTATGCAATTACGATTTCGCTGACTTTGAAATTATTAATTACAATCCTCACCCAGCTATTAAAGCGCCGGTGGCGGTCTAG
- the lgt gene encoding prolipoprotein diacylglyceryl transferase, translated as MLHYPNINPIAFKLGPIKVHWYGLMYLVGFISAWGLALYRVRQPQRGWNPAQVDDLIFYSALGVIIGGRLGYMIFYDFFNFIVNPLTIFEVWHGGMSFHGGLIGVGIAMWLFSRRTKKQWMYVTDFAAPLVPLGLAAGRIGNFINDELWGRVTTAPWGMVFPDAGPFPRHPSQLYEFFLEGILLFITIWWFSAKLRPRFAVTSLFLLFYGLFRFTMEFFRQPDPQLGYIAFGCLTMGQLLSLPMIISGGLGLWWAYRHREY; from the coding sequence ATGCTTCATTATCCAAATATTAATCCAATAGCCTTCAAATTAGGGCCGATTAAAGTGCATTGGTATGGACTCATGTATTTAGTGGGATTTATATCTGCTTGGGGGCTAGCCTTATATCGCGTTCGTCAACCCCAGAGAGGGTGGAATCCGGCGCAAGTTGACGATTTAATTTTTTACAGTGCGTTGGGGGTAATTATTGGTGGCCGGTTAGGGTATATGATTTTTTATGATTTTTTTAACTTTATTGTTAACCCGTTGACTATTTTTGAAGTATGGCATGGAGGTATGTCATTTCACGGTGGTCTTATTGGAGTGGGAATAGCTATGTGGCTTTTCAGCCGCCGAACTAAAAAGCAATGGATGTATGTAACCGATTTTGCTGCGCCTTTAGTGCCCTTAGGTTTAGCAGCAGGAAGAATCGGGAATTTCATCAACGATGAATTATGGGGACGGGTCACAACAGCGCCTTGGGGAATGGTCTTCCCAGATGCGGGGCCTTTCCCACGTCATCCCTCACAGCTCTATGAATTCTTTTTAGAAGGAATTTTGCTCTTTATTACTATATGGTGGTTTTCTGCTAAACTTCGACCACGATTTGCGGTAACATCCTTATTCTTACTCTTTTATGGATTATTTCGCTTCACGATGGAATTTTTTCGTCAACCTGATCCGCAATTGGGATATATTGCATTTGGGTGTTTGACTATGGGACAACTTCTATCGTTGCCAATGATTATCAGCGGTGGATTAGGTTTGTGGTGGGCATATCGGCACAGGGAATATTAA
- the ptsP gene encoding phosphoenolpyruvate--protein phosphotransferase, which yields MLKILGQITQEVNAAPNLEEALTLVVKRLCEDLPADACSIFICDDVHGEYVLMATQGLNSKQVSKARLKFGEGLIGLIGEREEPINLADAPLHPSFKCCPELSEDEYHGFLGIPIIEQGELLGLLTVQQRESRPFSEEEEAFCVTVAIHLAAEIAHARAKRALEELGAQKRRRKKIETVLFGVPGSSGVAIGTAMIVYPPADLDSVPDQEITDIEIEISDFETALAAARDEIYRLQVRAKNSLSVAENALFDAYLQLLDSRTFINEVIAEIKGGQWAQGALKRVIKKHVLHFEALEDPYLRERASDFRDLGRRVLSHLQFSKQEELEYPKNTILVSDEVTPASLMEVPRDRLKGVISGTGSNNSHVAILARALGLPAVMGVRGTPLFKLSSKELIVDGYNGQIYLSPSAEIKKEFKALAQEEQQLDEELKALRDLPAETIDCHALALYVNTGLAIEGGLSLSVGAEGVGLYRTEMPFMIRDRFPSEEEQRIMYRQLLNTFAPRPVIMRTLDIGGDKTLSYFTVEEDNPFLGWRGIRVTLDHPEIFLQQVRAMLHASEGLNNLSLLLPMITSVREVETAIRMINQAYEELIEENVKIELPAIGLMLEVPATVYQASELAKRVDFLSVGSNDLIQYLLAVDRNNPRVANLYDGLHPAVLQALKIVVKAGHKTGKPVSICGEMAGDPLAVVLLLAMGFDMLSMNARILPRVKWVIRNFSLEKAKELLEEVLKMDDPKDIRLHMENALEEAGLGGLIRAGR from the coding sequence ATGTTAAAAATTCTTGGCCAGATTACTCAAGAAGTAAATGCTGCTCCGAATTTGGAAGAAGCCTTGACGCTTGTTGTTAAACGATTGTGTGAAGATTTACCAGCTGATGCTTGTAGTATTTTTATTTGTGATGATGTGCACGGAGAGTACGTTTTAATGGCCACCCAAGGGTTAAACAGCAAACAAGTTAGCAAAGCACGTCTCAAATTTGGGGAAGGATTAATTGGGTTAATTGGCGAGCGGGAAGAACCTATTAATTTGGCAGATGCGCCTCTTCATCCCAGTTTTAAGTGCTGCCCTGAATTAAGTGAGGACGAATACCATGGTTTTTTAGGAATTCCCATTATTGAACAAGGCGAATTGCTGGGTTTATTAACGGTCCAGCAGCGTGAGAGTCGCCCTTTTTCTGAAGAAGAAGAGGCTTTTTGTGTCACTGTGGCGATTCACTTAGCCGCCGAAATTGCTCATGCTCGCGCTAAAAGAGCATTGGAGGAACTAGGAGCTCAAAAACGGCGTCGGAAAAAAATAGAAACAGTTTTATTTGGTGTACCAGGCTCTTCAGGTGTGGCTATTGGAACCGCTATGATTGTATACCCGCCAGCAGATTTGGACTCGGTTCCTGATCAAGAAATTACAGATATTGAAATAGAAATTTCTGATTTTGAGACCGCTCTTGCTGCAGCGCGCGATGAAATCTACCGCCTACAAGTGCGAGCCAAAAATTCTCTCAGTGTAGCAGAAAATGCGTTATTCGATGCTTATCTTCAATTGCTTGATAGTCGAACTTTCATTAATGAAGTTATTGCTGAAATTAAAGGAGGACAATGGGCACAAGGGGCCTTAAAACGCGTTATTAAAAAACACGTGCTTCATTTTGAAGCTTTGGAGGATCCTTATTTACGAGAACGGGCTTCTGATTTTCGAGATTTGGGGCGCCGCGTTTTGAGTCATTTACAATTTAGCAAACAAGAAGAATTGGAATATCCCAAAAATACGATCTTGGTGAGCGATGAAGTGACACCAGCCTCTCTGATGGAGGTCCCTCGCGATCGTTTAAAAGGTGTGATATCTGGGACGGGATCGAATAACTCTCATGTCGCTATTTTAGCGCGCGCCTTAGGACTTCCAGCTGTGATGGGGGTGCGCGGAACTCCGCTTTTTAAATTATCTTCAAAAGAACTTATTGTAGATGGTTATAATGGTCAAATTTATTTGTCTCCCTCGGCTGAGATTAAAAAAGAATTTAAAGCACTGGCTCAAGAAGAACAGCAACTCGATGAAGAATTAAAAGCATTGCGTGACTTGCCTGCCGAAACAATCGATTGTCATGCATTAGCCCTTTACGTTAACACAGGTTTGGCTATCGAGGGAGGGCTTTCGCTAAGCGTGGGTGCTGAAGGAGTAGGATTATATCGTACCGAAATGCCCTTTATGATTCGTGATCGATTTCCTAGTGAAGAAGAACAACGTATTATGTATCGGCAATTGTTAAATACGTTTGCTCCTCGTCCAGTCATCATGCGCACATTAGACATTGGGGGCGACAAAACCTTATCTTATTTCACTGTGGAAGAAGATAATCCTTTTCTTGGATGGCGAGGTATTCGAGTCACCTTGGATCATCCGGAAATTTTCTTACAACAAGTTCGTGCTATGTTGCACGCTAGCGAGGGGTTAAATAATTTATCCTTATTATTGCCGATGATTACTTCCGTAAGGGAAGTAGAAACGGCTATTCGTATGATCAATCAAGCGTACGAAGAATTAATTGAAGAAAATGTGAAAATTGAATTGCCGGCAATTGGATTAATGCTGGAGGTACCAGCAACGGTTTACCAAGCTTCTGAATTAGCAAAACGAGTGGATTTTCTTTCTGTTGGAAGTAATGATTTAATTCAATATTTATTAGCCGTCGATCGCAATAATCCGCGGGTAGCAAATCTTTATGATGGCCTGCATCCCGCCGTTTTGCAAGCTCTAAAAATTGTGGTAAAAGCAGGGCATAAAACAGGAAAGCCGGTTAGTATTTGTGGAGAAATGGCAGGTGATCCCCTGGCCGTAGTTTTATTGTTGGCAATGGGATTTGATATGTTGAGTATGAACGCTCGAATATTACCGCGCGTGAAATGGGTTATTCGTAATTTCTCATTAGAGAAAGCCAAAGAATTATTAGAAGAAGTTTTAAAAATGGATGATCCCAAAGATATTCGTCTTCATATGGAAAATGCTCTGGAGGAAGCAGGTTTGGGCGGTCTAATTCGTGCGGGAAGGTAA
- a CDS encoding RNA pyrophosphohydrolase, whose product MDQAVINKRGFRLSVGMVLVNQQGKVFWGRRVGDLNAWQFPQGGFLPNETPYEAMIRELKEEIGLTVSEVIYVAETRRWYRYRLSARFRRYENGRALCIGQRQKWFLLRLVSDDACISLTHLSQPEFDQWCWVEYWYPINHVVKFKRGIYRKVLKEFFEFVQP is encoded by the coding sequence GTGGATCAAGCAGTTATTAACAAACGTGGATTTCGATTGAGTGTTGGAATGGTTCTGGTAAACCAGCAGGGGAAAGTATTTTGGGGCCGCCGGGTAGGAGATTTAAATGCTTGGCAATTTCCTCAAGGAGGTTTTTTACCTAATGAAACGCCGTATGAAGCCATGATCCGAGAGCTGAAGGAAGAAATAGGTTTGACGGTTAGCGAAGTTATTTACGTGGCTGAAACCCGGCGTTGGTATCGCTACCGGTTATCCGCACGATTTCGTCGTTATGAAAATGGCAGGGCTTTATGCATTGGCCAGCGGCAAAAATGGTTTTTGTTGCGTTTGGTAAGCGATGATGCCTGCATATCTCTAACTCATTTATCGCAACCGGAATTTGACCAGTGGTGTTGGGTGGAATATTGGTATCCCATTAATCACGTGGTGAAATTTAAACGCGGGATTTATCGTAAGGTTTTGAAAGAATTTTTCGAGTTTGTTCAACCATGA